One part of the Candidatus Saccharimonadales bacterium genome encodes these proteins:
- a CDS encoding GspE/PulE family protein: MGVLDSKLDLIIKKSHKIGSEYETAAEDSPIADAANLILEYGIKARASDIHLEPREDALVVRFRVDGILQSDDKLPKNLSAPIALHIKNLCNLKTTENRVPQNGMFRFVAAGKVYTLKVSTLPIQDGEKLVVKVLDESKKDLSLQQLGFWGHSLKSLNAAIKQSRGLVIISGPTDSGKTATLYQILNSLNNPDVCISTIEDPVEYKISSINQSQVNLKADVTMADGLCALLRQDANIVMVGDIRDYETADLTTHAALTGRLVFAAINSVKASDYFARMSAMGVEPYLTASVTRTVVNQHLIRKLCPDCKKSYKPNKAEYQAVMAALCIDANLESTQIEQLESMAIDQGVGADSGKTASFTNGVITKMWRAKGCDACGHSGYKGRTTVNEVLVNSESIQHLVMCKAPTNEIRAEAKKEGMVTLKMDAFVKALRGETSVDELLKLARVLN, from the coding sequence ATGGGTGTTTTGGATTCCAAATTAGATTTGATTATAAAAAAGTCGCACAAAATTGGTAGCGAATATGAAACTGCTGCCGAAGATTCGCCTATCGCTGACGCTGCGAATTTAATTTTAGAGTATGGAATAAAAGCTCGCGCATCCGATATTCATCTTGAACCGCGCGAAGATGCTTTGGTGGTTCGATTTCGCGTTGATGGTATTTTGCAGTCAGACGATAAACTGCCAAAAAACTTGTCTGCGCCAATTGCGCTTCATATCAAAAATCTTTGCAACCTAAAAACTACAGAAAACCGAGTTCCGCAAAATGGCATGTTTAGGTTTGTGGCAGCGGGCAAAGTGTACACGCTTAAGGTTTCAACCCTGCCAATCCAAGATGGCGAGAAGCTTGTTGTAAAAGTTTTGGACGAATCCAAAAAGGACCTTAGTCTGCAGCAGCTTGGTTTTTGGGGTCATAGTCTAAAATCGCTTAATGCTGCGATTAAACAATCACGCGGACTAGTAATCATTTCAGGTCCAACCGATTCCGGAAAGACTGCAACTTTGTACCAAATTTTGAATTCTCTGAATAACCCTGACGTGTGCATTTCCACTATCGAAGACCCCGTGGAATACAAGATTAGTAGCATCAATCAGAGCCAAGTTAATTTAAAAGCGGATGTAACTATGGCCGATGGGTTGTGCGCTCTTCTTAGGCAAGATGCAAATATTGTGATGGTGGGAGATATTCGTGACTATGAAACGGCTGATTTAACTACTCATGCAGCATTAACTGGTCGTTTGGTTTTTGCGGCAATCAACTCGGTAAAAGCCAGCGACTACTTTGCGCGAATGTCTGCTATGGGAGTAGAACCTTACTTGACGGCGAGCGTCACAAGAACAGTTGTAAACCAGCACTTAATTCGAAAACTTTGTCCAGATTGCAAAAAATCTTATAAACCGAACAAAGCCGAGTATCAAGCGGTTATGGCGGCTCTGTGCATAGATGCCAATTTAGAATCGACTCAGATTGAGCAATTAGAATCCATGGCGATCGACCAAGGTGTGGGCGCTGATTCTGGTAAAACTGCCTCTTTTACGAATGGCGTAATAACTAAAATGTGGCGCGCAAAAGGTTGCGATGCATGTGGACATTCTGGGTACAAAGGACGAACCACTGTTAACGAGGTCTTAGTAAACTCTGAATCAATCCAACATCTTGTAATGTGCAAGGCGCCAACGAATGAAATCCGGGCTGAAGCCAAAAAAGAAGGCATGGTAACTCTTAAAATGGATGCATTTGTAAAGGCCTTACGAGGCGAGACCAGCGTAGATGAATTGTTGAAGCTAGCGCGCGTATTAAATTGA
- the tsaE gene encoding tRNA (adenosine(37)-N6)-threonylcarbamoyltransferase complex ATPase subunit type 1 TsaE — protein MIKINCKDVEQTKKLGAAIGRVLRGGEVFELKSDLGGGKTTFTKGLAVGMGVADVVQSPTFTISFIHKAARDLELHHFDFYRLQDAGIMNEELKESLNQPNTVVVIEWGDIVHKILPGDLISVTLRVQNDESRDIEFEIPENFDYITNAVKKFNNDSHN, from the coding sequence ATGATTAAGATTAATTGCAAAGATGTTGAACAAACCAAAAAGCTCGGCGCGGCTATTGGGCGGGTTTTGCGTGGAGGTGAGGTATTTGAGCTTAAAAGTGATCTTGGTGGTGGCAAGACGACTTTTACTAAAGGCTTGGCTGTCGGCATGGGTGTGGCAGATGTAGTTCAGAGCCCGACTTTTACGATTAGCTTTATCCATAAAGCGGCGCGCGATTTAGAGCTTCATCACTTTGACTTTTACCGATTGCAAGACGCTGGCATAATGAACGAAGAGCTCAAAGAATCTTTGAACCAACCTAATACTGTTGTTGTGATCGAGTGGGGTGATATTGTTCATAAAATTTTGCCAGGCGATTTGATCAGTGTGACTTTGCGTGTTCAAAATGACGAGAGTCGTGATATCGAGTTTGAAATCCCAGAAAATTTTGATTACATAACTAATGCGGTAAAAAAGTTTAACAATGATTCTCACAATTAA
- the rny gene encoding ribonuclease Y has translation MELGIILAAVIGAAAGAGGLFVVNQKQGAAGAARADKILAEAKSAAKKIELEAKDKALEITNEATKEEQKRRKDLTAVESRMAERETSLDKKLEELDKRSEKLRKEEGEVDDLKNEIREIRKKQLEKLEKVAGLTKSDAADKLMQMTEKDIQKDLVGLVSKLQNDAVKDAEEQAQTILVSAMERMASEVTSEKTVTAIRLEDEEMKGRIIGKEGRNIQALQRETGVDILVDDTPGMIVLSSFDPIRRQVARIALEMLMKDGRIHPARIEEVVAKAQKQIDKEILQAGEDAVREVGVVGLVPKEMVHLLGELKFRTSYGQNVLKHSTEMAHIGGLIAQEIGANVRNVKVAALLHDVGKALTHKIEGKHHHISAEMARKYGMPDDIVHAIEAHHDDIEATTPEALVVRVVDALSAARPGARNISAENFAERMRELENVAKSFDGIEKAYAISAGREVRVIVRPQRIDDLGAIKLGRDIATKIESTMQYPGTIKVTVIRETRAIEYAK, from the coding sequence ATGGAGCTAGGAATAATCTTAGCCGCTGTAATCGGCGCTGCGGCCGGTGCGGGCGGTTTGTTTGTTGTTAACCAAAAGCAAGGCGCTGCTGGCGCGGCAAGGGCTGATAAAATTCTAGCAGAGGCTAAAAGCGCCGCAAAAAAGATCGAACTCGAAGCTAAAGACAAAGCTTTAGAGATTACCAACGAGGCCACCAAAGAAGAACAAAAGCGTCGCAAGGACTTAACTGCCGTAGAGTCGCGCATGGCCGAGCGTGAAACCTCGCTTGATAAAAAGCTAGAAGAACTCGACAAGCGCAGCGAAAAGCTTCGTAAAGAAGAGGGCGAAGTTGATGATTTGAAGAATGAAATTCGTGAAATTCGCAAAAAACAACTAGAAAAGCTAGAGAAAGTCGCCGGTCTGACTAAAAGCGATGCCGCCGACAAACTTATGCAAATGACCGAAAAAGATATCCAAAAAGATCTCGTTGGATTGGTTAGCAAGTTGCAAAATGACGCCGTAAAAGACGCCGAAGAGCAAGCCCAGACAATTTTGGTTAGCGCTATGGAGCGAATGGCGAGCGAAGTTACGAGCGAAAAAACTGTTACTGCGATCAGACTTGAAGATGAAGAGATGAAAGGCCGGATTATCGGTAAAGAAGGTCGTAATATTCAAGCTTTGCAGCGTGAAACTGGCGTAGATATTTTGGTGGACGATACGCCCGGCATGATTGTGCTTAGTAGTTTCGATCCGATTCGTCGTCAAGTTGCGCGAATTGCACTCGAAATGCTGATGAAAGATGGCCGAATTCACCCTGCGCGAATTGAAGAAGTTGTGGCGAAAGCTCAAAAACAGATCGACAAAGAGATTCTTCAGGCTGGTGAGGATGCAGTTCGTGAAGTTGGAGTGGTTGGGCTTGTTCCAAAAGAGATGGTCCATTTGCTTGGTGAACTAAAATTCCGTACAAGTTATGGGCAGAACGTGCTTAAGCATTCTACCGAAATGGCACACATTGGCGGACTGATTGCCCAGGAAATTGGTGCGAATGTGCGGAATGTTAAAGTCGCAGCTTTGTTGCATGATGTGGGTAAGGCGTTAACTCACAAAATTGAGGGTAAGCACCATCATATTAGCGCCGAAATGGCGCGCAAATATGGAATGCCAGATGATATAGTCCATGCAATTGAAGCTCATCACGACGACATAGAGGCGACTACACCCGAAGCTTTGGTTGTTCGTGTGGTTGACGCGCTCAGCGCTGCTCGCCCTGGTGCGCGAAACATTAGTGCCGAGAACTTTGCCGAACGAATGCGCGAACTTGAAAACGTTGCAAAAAGCTTTGACGGAATTGAAAAAGCGTATGCAATTAGTGCTGGTCGTGAAGTCCGCGTGATTGTAAGGCCGCAAAGAATCGATGATTTGGGCGCGATTAAACTTGGTCGTGATATTGCCACAAAAATCGAAAGTACTATGCAGTACCCTGGAACGATAAAAGTTACAGTTATCCGCGAGACTCGCGCAATAGAATATGCTAAGTAG
- a CDS encoding ATP-binding protein — protein sequence MVISHAQTDEPDTQQELTSFVKIFSLLGLIVLVLFGAQSIAFEGDYRVGYFEFIAGLIMGLNFITLKITKNVNVARNVLLSVLLAILMMMLTTGGLQGTGLYWFYIFPVTAFFVSGKPRGIIWVAILYLFTLVVLGLDAAKVLSIPFSAMQVVQMLIILFIVSFAIYVYQQVRETATSASKRNKEDLQTERVRVDAVVENIAEGVVSLDVDGRVNFMNRAAEDMLGWWQHDLQGKKFVNVVKTQNENGKEVKMDEWPLGANKKDKKSTVLNYIKKDGTKSLLLANGSPIMREGECVGYVASLRDVAEERAIERAKSEFMTVASHQLRTPISAISWFSEMLLNGDAGKLNDEQEQDVTQIHQSTQRMARLVGDMLIVARLELNNLPVVPQAINLPVMLRKVVREQLEGIPEGRLPKIKEHFDQNISDIYVDPEIVKIILHNLVGNAVKYTPKGGDVSIEVIGSGNEPDSKLTIIVSDSGYGIPKAQQAKIFTRFFRAENIRDKDTDGTGLGLFIVKSLLDYIGGDISFTSEENQGTIFVVHLPYTKTMSGKK from the coding sequence ATGGTTATTTCACATGCGCAGACTGACGAACCCGATACTCAGCAGGAACTTACTAGCTTTGTAAAAATATTTTCGCTACTTGGTTTGATTGTGCTGGTTTTGTTTGGTGCTCAAAGCATTGCGTTTGAAGGCGACTACAGGGTAGGGTATTTTGAATTTATAGCCGGACTTATAATGGGGCTAAACTTTATTACCTTAAAAATTACCAAAAACGTTAATGTTGCGCGCAATGTATTGCTGAGTGTATTGCTAGCAATTTTAATGATGATGCTTACGACTGGTGGCCTTCAGGGTACTGGTCTTTATTGGTTTTATATTTTTCCGGTAACGGCATTTTTTGTTTCGGGCAAACCACGTGGAATAATCTGGGTTGCAATTTTATATTTGTTTACTCTTGTAGTTTTGGGTTTGGATGCGGCTAAAGTTTTAAGTATTCCGTTTAGCGCGATGCAAGTAGTGCAAATGCTGATAATTTTGTTTATTGTGTCGTTCGCTATTTATGTTTATCAGCAGGTTCGCGAAACGGCAACATCTGCTTCTAAACGCAATAAAGAGGATCTTCAGACTGAACGAGTAAGAGTCGATGCTGTTGTAGAGAACATAGCCGAGGGTGTAGTTTCTTTGGACGTTGATGGTCGTGTTAATTTTATGAATCGCGCCGCCGAAGATATGTTAGGTTGGTGGCAGCATGACTTGCAAGGTAAAAAGTTTGTGAACGTTGTCAAAACGCAAAACGAGAACGGCAAAGAAGTTAAGATGGACGAATGGCCACTTGGTGCAAACAAAAAAGATAAAAAATCTACAGTTTTAAATTACATAAAAAAAGACGGAACAAAGTCATTACTTTTAGCAAACGGCTCGCCTATCATGCGTGAAGGCGAGTGTGTGGGCTACGTTGCTAGCTTGCGTGACGTAGCAGAGGAGCGTGCGATTGAACGCGCAAAAAGCGAGTTTATGACCGTGGCGTCGCACCAGTTAAGGACGCCGATCTCGGCGATATCGTGGTTTAGTGAAATGTTGCTTAATGGCGACGCTGGAAAACTAAACGATGAGCAAGAACAAGATGTTACGCAGATTCATCAGAGCACGCAGCGAATGGCGCGTTTGGTTGGGGATATGTTAATTGTAGCGAGACTGGAATTAAATAATCTTCCGGTTGTGCCGCAAGCAATTAACCTGCCGGTGATGTTGCGTAAAGTTGTGAGGGAGCAGCTGGAGGGTATACCAGAAGGTCGACTGCCGAAGATAAAAGAGCATTTTGATCAAAACATATCAGACATTTATGTTGATCCTGAGATTGTAAAAATAATCTTACATAACCTAGTTGGAAATGCCGTAAAGTACACCCCCAAAGGAGGTGATGTGTCGATCGAAGTGATTGGCAGTGGTAATGAACCTGACAGCAAACTGACGATTATAGTGAGCGATAGCGGTTACGGAATTCCAAAAGCGCAGCAAGCCAAAATTTTTACCCGATTCTTTAGGGCTGAAAACATTCGCGATAAAGATACCGACGGAACTGGGCTAGGTCTTTTTATTGTAAAATCGCTGCTAGACTACATCGGAGGTGATATATCGTTCACATCCGAAGAAAACCAGGGTACGATTTTTGTAGTGCATTTGCCCTATACCAAAACTATGAGTGGTAAAAAATGA
- a CDS encoding ATP-binding protein — MKLVTRVAIIIALVAVPAAIIAFSFVYNLLRNEIINPSKNDQLTLTKNNLNTVDRFLEERQVSIAILADSQIALNLANNPSSTPDLQAATKTLSSFVEGTGYWDSVVMVSGNDQILASSSADNSEIEQTLKQNQAVVTKALGGDTTYSNEFVDPSGDQTMIFASPVQNGTAVIGFIKWRAISDVLASLPGNLIGLFNSEGKMIGSSDPEEIVVPTAVTTAGQSKEGIEVETLDNEQFIVSYTSETGYKNYAGNNWIMTISRPAAEVYTVAERLPRALIVSFSLSTLGVMILLTLFIARLLRPINNMTTTANKIALGDLTQRVQIRSSDEFGQLGKAFNNMADRLQLIYKNLESKVQERTNQLAQKVDEVERERAKDEAILSSIGEGMIAVNADGTVAIVNRVATQMLMLDENQVIGKPVLQVMKLLTGVGLPVIDKESPVALALQTGKMSDGVFGMQDEQGKRQIAIVANPIFQDRKIIGAIMIFHDVTKEREIDRMKTEFISLASHQLRTPLSAIKWFSEMLISGDAGKLTEDQTEFAKNIYASTERMIELVNSLLNISRIESGRIIVDPKPTDLKELVNGIVQDLKEKLEQKQQTLIISVHEDLGKINLDPRLISQVYLNFLTNAIKYTPKGGEISVFISRKGDEVVSQVADNGYGIPKAQQNRVFNKFFRAENIVKVETEGTGLGLYLVKAIVESSGGKVWFRSEEGKGTSFWFSLPITGMKARAGEVSLDA; from the coding sequence ATGAAACTTGTAACCAGGGTAGCAATAATAATTGCATTGGTGGCTGTACCGGCTGCAATCATTGCCTTCTCTTTTGTCTATAATTTACTTCGCAACGAAATTATAAATCCATCAAAAAACGATCAGCTGACACTCACTAAAAATAATTTAAATACAGTAGATAGATTTTTAGAGGAGCGTCAGGTTAGCATTGCGATTTTAGCTGATTCGCAAATTGCTTTAAATTTGGCCAACAATCCCAGTTCGACGCCAGATCTACAGGCGGCTACAAAAACCCTGTCAAGTTTCGTTGAAGGTACAGGTTACTGGGACTCGGTTGTGATGGTTTCGGGGAATGACCAGATCTTGGCATCGAGTTCAGCCGACAACTCCGAAATAGAGCAGACACTTAAACAGAATCAAGCGGTTGTCACTAAGGCGCTCGGTGGTGATACTACTTATAGTAATGAGTTTGTTGATCCCTCGGGAGACCAAACTATGATTTTTGCTTCACCGGTTCAAAATGGAACTGCGGTTATTGGGTTTATAAAATGGCGGGCAATTAGCGATGTTTTAGCGAGCCTGCCCGGTAATTTAATTGGATTATTTAATAGCGAGGGTAAGATGATCGGGTCGAGCGACCCCGAAGAAATCGTTGTACCTACGGCAGTAACGACCGCTGGTCAATCCAAAGAGGGTATCGAGGTGGAAACTTTAGATAATGAACAATTCATAGTTTCTTATACTTCGGAAACTGGATATAAAAACTACGCTGGGAACAATTGGATCATGACAATTTCCCGGCCGGCCGCCGAGGTCTATACTGTTGCCGAACGTTTGCCTCGCGCTCTGATTGTTTCGTTCAGTCTTTCAACGCTGGGAGTGATGATCTTGCTCACTTTGTTTATTGCACGCTTGCTGCGCCCGATAAATAATATGACTACTACGGCTAACAAGATTGCCCTCGGTGACCTAACTCAGCGAGTACAGATTAGGTCTAGTGATGAATTTGGTCAACTTGGAAAGGCCTTTAATAACATGGCTGATCGGTTGCAGTTAATCTACAAAAACCTGGAGAGCAAAGTTCAGGAGCGAACTAACCAGTTAGCCCAAAAAGTTGATGAAGTAGAGCGTGAGAGAGCTAAAGATGAGGCGATTCTTTCGAGCATTGGTGAAGGTATGATCGCGGTGAATGCGGACGGAACTGTCGCGATAGTTAATCGTGTAGCTACACAAATGTTGATGCTTGATGAAAATCAGGTAATCGGTAAACCTGTTTTACAGGTTATGAAACTTTTGACCGGGGTTGGCCTACCAGTAATAGACAAAGAATCTCCAGTTGCACTTGCACTTCAAACTGGCAAAATGTCAGACGGTGTTTTTGGGATGCAAGACGAGCAAGGCAAGCGGCAGATTGCAATTGTTGCGAACCCAATTTTTCAGGACCGTAAGATTATCGGCGCCATTATGATTTTCCATGACGTTACAAAAGAGCGCGAAATTGATCGAATGAAAACAGAATTTATTTCGCTGGCGTCACATCAGCTGCGAACACCGCTTTCGGCGATTAAGTGGTTTAGTGAAATGTTGATTAGTGGCGATGCAGGCAAACTTACCGAAGATCAAACAGAGTTTGCAAAAAATATTTATGCTTCAACCGAACGTATGATTGAGCTTGTAAACTCGCTTCTTAACATTTCTAGGATTGAATCGGGCAGAATTATAGTTGATCCTAAGCCAACTGATCTTAAAGAGTTGGTAAATGGAATCGTTCAGGACCTTAAAGAGAAGCTGGAGCAAAAGCAGCAAACCTTAATAATTAGCGTTCACGAAGATTTAGGTAAGATTAATCTAGACCCTCGCTTGATTAGTCAGGTGTACTTAAACTTCCTGACTAACGCAATCAAATACACGCCCAAAGGCGGCGAGATATCGGTGTTTATTTCACGCAAGGGCGATGAAGTGGTATCGCAAGTTGCTGATAACGGCTACGGAATTCCAAAGGCTCAGCAAAATCGTGTATTTAATAAGTTCTTTAGGGCTGAAAACATTGTTAAAGTTGAAACTGAGGGCACCGGGCTTGGACTTTATCTCGTTAAGGCCATAGTGGAATCTTCGGGCGGTAAAGTATGGTTCAGGAGTGAAGAGGGCAAGGGCACTAGCTTCTGGTTTAGTCTTCCAATCACAGGAATGAAGGCTCGTGCTGGCGAAGTCTCGCTTGACGCATAA
- a CDS encoding response regulator, translated as MAKVLVVEDDRFLTSAYKAKLVRSGFDVQIASDGEEALEILKTFVPDIILLDLVMPRKDGFATLAEIKQQEALKNIPVIVASNLGQKEDLDRAMSLGAQDYIIKSDLSMDALIGKINETIKA; from the coding sequence ATGGCCAAAGTTCTAGTAGTTGAAGATGATCGATTTTTGACAAGCGCCTACAAAGCCAAGCTGGTTAGAAGCGGTTTTGACGTCCAGATTGCGTCCGATGGCGAAGAAGCGCTCGAGATTCTGAAAACCTTTGTACCCGATATAATTCTACTTGACCTTGTCATGCCGCGAAAAGATGGATTTGCAACCCTGGCCGAAATTAAACAACAAGAAGCTCTTAAAAATATTCCAGTAATTGTAGCGTCTAACCTTGGTCAAAAAGAAGACTTAGACAGAGCGATGTCGCTTGGTGCACAAGATTACATTATTAAGAGTGATTTGTCGATGGATGCGTTGATCGGCAAAATCAACGAAACGATTAAGGCATAA
- the tsaB gene encoding tRNA (adenosine(37)-N6)-threonylcarbamoyltransferase complex dimerization subunit type 1 TsaB — protein MILTIKTDSPTAELTIFSNGKRTDEYIWEANRELARDLLKKIQELLRKNNADFNDLTGLVVYSGPGSFTGLRIGLTVANTIAYGQNIPIVGSTGDDWLQDGLQKIASGQNDKVSMPYYGAEANITAPKK, from the coding sequence ATGATTCTCACAATTAAAACAGACAGTCCTACAGCTGAACTTACTATTTTTAGCAATGGCAAAAGAACAGATGAATATATCTGGGAAGCCAATCGCGAACTTGCACGTGATCTGCTTAAAAAAATCCAAGAACTTTTACGTAAAAATAACGCAGACTTTAATGATTTAACAGGACTTGTGGTTTACAGTGGTCCAGGGTCGTTTACTGGTTTACGAATCGGACTTACCGTTGCGAACACGATCGCCTATGGTCAGAACATTCCAATAGTTGGTTCAACTGGCGACGACTGGCTGCAGGATGGTTTGCAAAAGATTGCATCTGGGCAAAACGATAAAGTTTCAATGCCTTATTACGGGGCTGAAGCAAATATTACTGCGCCTAAAAAATAG
- a CDS encoding TIGR00282 family metallophosphoesterase, whose translation MNILYLGDIMGRPGRDVVKKLLPGLRRKFNVDLVIAQAENVSHGKGMTFGHMLELKEQGVDVFTGGNHSPERPASITMFEDPNQPVLAPINQPGVKPEWGVKNVQTKLGAVQVISLLGTTFPNLKEPIGNPLKAIDEVLQNTKDQKFAARIVNFHGDFSSEKKVVGYYLDGRVSAVIGDHWHIPTADAMVLPKGTAHITDVGMCGTLLTSLGVSTEIIVKRWRDGAKNKNDIAEHGPFQLNAVLVEVGKSGLAKRIEQVNLVKKEL comes from the coding sequence ATGAATATTCTTTACTTAGGTGATATTATGGGCCGCCCTGGGCGCGATGTTGTTAAAAAGCTTTTACCAGGTTTGCGTCGCAAATTTAACGTTGATTTGGTGATTGCTCAGGCTGAAAATGTGAGCCACGGTAAAGGCATGACATTTGGCCACATGCTCGAGCTTAAAGAGCAGGGCGTAGATGTTTTTACTGGCGGAAACCACTCGCCCGAACGCCCGGCCTCGATCACCATGTTTGAAGACCCCAATCAACCCGTGCTTGCACCTATTAATCAGCCTGGCGTAAAGCCGGAGTGGGGCGTAAAAAATGTACAAACTAAACTCGGGGCGGTTCAGGTTATAAGCTTGCTCGGAACTACCTTTCCTAACCTGAAAGAACCGATCGGGAATCCGCTAAAAGCGATAGATGAAGTTTTGCAAAATACTAAAGATCAAAAATTCGCCGCTCGAATTGTGAATTTTCATGGTGATTTTTCGAGCGAGAAAAAAGTAGTAGGCTATTATTTAGATGGTCGCGTTAGCGCCGTAATTGGCGATCACTGGCATATACCAACAGCTGACGCCATGGTCCTGCCAAAAGGTACGGCTCATATAACAGATGTTGGAATGTGCGGAACTTTATTAACAAGCCTAGGCGTAAGTACCGAGATAATTGTAAAACGTTGGCGCGATGGCGCAAAAAATAAAAACGACATTGCCGAGCACGGACCTTTTCAGTTGAATGCGGTTTTGGTTGAGGTTGGTAAGAGCGGGTTGGCCAAGAGGATAGAGCAAGTTAATTTGGTTAAAAAAGAATTATAA
- a CDS encoding prepilin-type N-terminal cleavage/methylation domain-containing protein: MLQKALQKGFTIVELLIVVVVVGVLAFLVFNAFSTVQNRSDDSQRQTDITALATQLEVYYRANNTYPAFSQIDSTEKAVVLLPDLNPDNLNAPGQGYSLQGNASTNKNQYGYVTNPANCNGTAENPCTSFVLSFTKVSPSSGETNPILKNSLN; encoded by the coding sequence ATGCTTCAAAAAGCGTTACAAAAAGGTTTTACAATAGTCGAGCTTCTGATTGTTGTTGTAGTTGTTGGGGTGCTAGCATTCTTAGTGTTTAATGCTTTTTCTACGGTTCAAAATCGTTCCGATGATTCCCAGCGACAGACTGACATAACGGCGCTTGCGACTCAGCTTGAAGTTTACTATCGAGCCAATAATACGTATCCTGCTTTTAGCCAGATAGATTCTACAGAAAAAGCTGTAGTGCTTTTGCCTGATTTAAACCCAGATAACTTGAATGCGCCTGGCCAAGGTTATAGTCTGCAAGGAAACGCAAGTACAAATAAAAATCAGTACGGATACGTAACCAACCCGGCCAATTGTAACGGAACTGCCGAGAACCCCTGTACAAGTTTTGTCTTGAGCTTTACAAAAGTTAGCCCGTCTTCGGGTGAAACGAATCCGATTCTTAAAAATAGCCTAAATTAA
- a CDS encoding response regulator, with the protein MSKQHPTIMVVEDEALLLQAITKKIKLSGLEVVSCSTGKQAMDYLESMDELPDAVWLDYYLKDMNGLAFMEELKNNPKWNHIPVVVVSNSASPDKVHNMLGLGVKKYVLKAEYRLDEIIDMLKELIVNGKNDNPSEWQHGQSSSS; encoded by the coding sequence ATGTCAAAGCAACATCCAACAATAATGGTAGTAGAGGACGAAGCACTTTTACTACAGGCTATTACTAAAAAGATTAAGTTATCTGGTTTAGAGGTTGTATCTTGTTCGACTGGCAAGCAAGCAATGGATTATCTTGAGAGTATGGACGAGCTGCCAGACGCCGTTTGGTTGGACTATTACCTTAAGGACATGAATGGGTTGGCGTTCATGGAAGAATTAAAAAACAACCCAAAATGGAATCATATCCCTGTGGTTGTCGTGAGTAATTCGGCTAGTCCAGACAAAGTCCACAACATGCTCGGCCTTGGCGTTAAAAAGTATGTTCTAAAGGCCGAGTATAGGCTCGATGAGATAATTGATATGCTAAAAGAATTGATTGTTAATGGTAAAAACGATAACCCTTCGGAGTGGCAACATGGCCAAAGTTCTAGTAGTTGA